One region of Gammaproteobacteria bacterium genomic DNA includes:
- a CDS encoding DUF2147 domain-containing protein, with protein MIAQHLSRLLISLMLSLCMSSAFAATAKPTERLDSVSGYWTTIDDKTGKVRSIMHLWENRGVVYGRIEKIFKQPGDTGICSKCPGQFRNKPILGLAIIWGLEKTGDNIWSGGQILDPHNGKVYKIMLTLANDGKSLRARGYLGFSVFGRTQIWYRHF; from the coding sequence ATGATAGCACAGCACTTAAGTAGACTATTGATATCGTTAATGTTGTCACTGTGTATGTCCTCTGCTTTTGCTGCAACCGCAAAGCCTACAGAACGCCTTGATTCAGTCTCTGGGTATTGGACTACCATTGATGACAAAACGGGGAAAGTCCGCAGCATTATGCATCTTTGGGAAAATCGCGGTGTGGTCTATGGACGAATTGAAAAAATATTTAAACAACCCGGTGATACAGGGATATGCTCTAAATGTCCCGGGCAATTTAGAAATAAACCCATACTCGGATTAGCTATCATTTGGGGTCTCGAAAAAACAGGTGATAATATCTGGTCTGGAGGACAAATCTTAGATCCACATAACGGCAAAGTGTATAAAATAATGCTGACTTTAGCGAACGATGGAAAATCATTACGAGCTAGAGGTTATCTCGGATTTAGTGTGTTTGGGCGTACGCAAATTTGGTATCGACATTTTTAG